In a single window of the Ciconia boyciana chromosome 7, ASM3463844v1, whole genome shotgun sequence genome:
- the MBNL1 gene encoding muscleblind-like protein 1 isoform X12, giving the protein MAMLAQQMQLANAMMPGAPLQPVPMFSVAPSLATNASAAFNPYLGPVSPGLVPAEILPTAPMLVTGNPGVPVPAAAAAAAQKLMRTDRLEVCREYQRGNCNRGENDCRFAHPADSAMIDTNDNTVTVCMDYIKGRCSREKCKYFHPPAHLQAKIKAAQYQVNQAAAAQAAATAAAMTQSAVKSLKRPLEATFDLGIPQAVLPPLPKRPALEKTNGATAVFNTGIFQYQQALANMQLQQHTAFLPPGSILCMTPATSVVPMVHGATPATVSAATTSATSVPFAATATANQIPIISAEHLTSHKYVTQM; this is encoded by the exons CCGATGTTTTCCGTTGCACCGAGCTTAGCCACCAATGCATCAGCCGCCTTCAACCCCTACCTGGGGCCCGTCTCCCCAGGCCTGGTCCCAGCGGAGATCCTGCCCACCGCCCCAATGCTGGTGACAGGGAACCCCGGTGTCCCGGTtcctgccgctgctgctgccgctgcccaAAAGCTAATGAGGACAGACAGGCTGGAG GTATGTCGAGAGTACCAGCGTGGCAACTGCAACAGGGGAGAGAACGACTGCCGGTTCGCTCACCCCGCCGACAGCGCGATGATCGACACCAATGACAACACGGTCACGGTCTGCATGGATTACATCAAAGGGAGATGCTCACGGGAAAAGTGCAAATACTTTCACCCTCCTGCACACCTGCAAGCCAAGATCAAGGCTGCCCAGTACCAGGTTAACCAagctgcagctgcccaggcagcagcgACTGCAGCTGCCATG ACTCAGTCGGCTGTCAAATCACTGAAGCGACCCCTCGAGGCAACCTTTGACCTG GGAATTCCTCAAGCTGTACTTCCCCCATTACCAAAGAGGCCTGCGCTTGAAAAAACCAATGGTGCCACCGCAGTCTTTAACACTGGTATTTTCCAATACCAGCAAGCTCTTGCCAACATGCAGTTACAGCAGCATACAGCCTTTCTCCCACCAG GCTCAATATTGTGCATGACACCCGCTACAAGTGTTG TTCCCATGGTGCACGGTGCTACGCCAGCCACTGTGTCTGCAGCAACAACATCTGCCACAAGTGTTCCCTTCGCTGCAACAGCCACAGCCAACCAG ATACCCATAATATCTGCCGAACATCTGACTAGCCACAAGTATGTTACACAGATGTAG